A DNA window from Hydractinia symbiolongicarpus strain clone_291-10 chromosome 6, HSymV2.1, whole genome shotgun sequence contains the following coding sequences:
- the LOC130647966 gene encoding uncharacterized protein F58A4.6-like: protein MEKNFEVLLYVEEFKENDLVLLKKWKRKKFDNKKLLYITLSVSDQFLFLFKLEILNSSRFRQGFLHWILVDGKKTKDSLCIVQSNEDQQDNIVVKVLANKEAKLSFSKEYLWWRLLHPLLVQKIQLEYMMACLSTLGGAHSSLGDVSKKHAERAGEISAQQYIVAIKLNDSVTKSRCKLFLAHSLMQRGRLKLASNIIRSEYNTAKVARSVSTLLITCCLAAWSKLKYLYTLKKENKARIAAR, encoded by the exons ATGGAAAAGAATTTTGAAGTATTGTTATATGTCGAAGAATTTAAGGAAAACGATCTTGTTCttctgaagaaatggaaaaggAAGAAATTTGACAACAAAAAACTACTTTATATCACGTTATCTGTATCTgatcaattcctctttttattcaaattggAAATTTTAAACAGCAGTAGATTCCGCCAAGGATTTTTGCACTGGATACTCGTAGATGGCAAGAAGACAAAGG ACTCTCTCTGTATTGTGCAAAGTAACGAAGATCAACAAGACAACATAGTTGTAAAGGTCTTAGCAAATAAAGAAGCAAAACTTTCATTCAGTAAAGAATATTTGTG GTGGCGTCTACTTCATCCTCTTCTTgttcaaaaaatacaattagAATATATGATGGCTTGCCTCTCTACTCTGGGTGGAGCACATTCTTCTTTAGGAGATGTGTCAAAGAAACAT GCTGAAAGAGCTGGCGAGATTTCTGCACAGCAATACATAGTTGCTATAAAGTTAAACGACTCTGTCACCAAATCTCGATGCAAGTTATTTTTAGCGCATAGCTTGATGCAACGTGGTAGATTGAAACTGGCTTCTAATATAATACG aagTGAGTACAATACAGCAAAGGTCGCTAGGAGTGTTAGTACGCTG TTGATAACATGTTGTCTTGCTGCATGGAGCAAACTGAAGTATCTATATACGCTTAAAAAAG AGAATAAAGCACGAATCGCCGCAAGATAA
- the LOC130647349 gene encoding schlafen-like protein 1, with the protein MVLQKFHVLKVKEGRETVFIKEIGYAKGQFKEDVRRYANGLLNSHGGVIYFGVNSCGQVLGSRISRKDEDDYRLAVDHVFGSFQPFVTASHYRLSFLEVKDGSRTNTIIELKVSVGEIGEIYENGCLKVYLVDAGSLIGPLFPQELKELILLKYKESLEGAEQAARFATPNLAVAREKAKKKSEADKLRINRGLEKIIEEEHESKRSPLKSQVSSQAVKPVPLIKGRNTIKYTCDFF; encoded by the exons ATGGTTTTGCAGAAATTTCacgttttaaaagtgaaagaaGGACGAGAGACTGTTTTTATCAAAGAGATTGGTTATGCCAAGGGGCAATTTAAGGAG GATGTGAGACGTTATGCTAATGGCTTACTGAACTCACATGGTGGAGTCATATATTTTGGTGTTAATAGCTGTG GTCAAGTGCTCGGTAGCAGAATTTCACGTAAAGATGAGGATGATTACCGTTTGGCTGTTGATCATGTGTTTGGATCTTTTCAACCATTTGTTACTGCTAGCCATTACAG GTTATCCTTCTTAGAAGTGAAAGATGGTTCAAGAACGAACACTATCATTGAACTTAAAGTTTCTGTTGGTGAGATTGGTGAAATCTACGAAAACGGATGTTTAAAG GTTTATCTGGTCGATGCTGGGAGTTTGATTGGACCACTTTTTCCACAAGAGCTGAAAGAGTTGATTTTGTTAAAGTATAAAGAG TCTTTAGAGGGCGCTGAGCAAGCTGCTAGATTCGCCACTCCCAATTTAGCGGTTGCACGTGAAAAAGCCAAAAAGAAGTCTGAGGCTGATAag CTAAGAATCAACAGAGGTTTGGAAAAAATCATTGAAGAAGAACACGAATCGAAGAGATCGCCTCTCAAGTCGCAAGTTTCAAGCCAAGCTGTTAAGCCAGTTCCTCTGATAAAGGGACGAAATACCATCAAATACACCtgtgattttttttga
- the LOC130647994 gene encoding uncharacterized protein LOC130647994: MGNVKDATVSDMRRANKVLQRAKCEPVELKYKAVGNIEEAKLLVFHDASFANLRGEGSQGGFLIFLANQLNQSLFLISWQSRKLKRVVNSTLSAETMQLIDAAGKGYWIRCFFEEIFNIAPSIQCLTDSKTLYDAVHSTKQVLDNRLRVDLAILKEIIRNKEVNRITWVSKEQQIADCLTKQGASCKNLLFTLATGALKQEK; this comes from the coding sequence ATGGGTAACGTCAAAGATGCCACTGTTTCAGATATGCGAAGAGCCAACAAAGTGTTACAAAGAGCTAAGTGTGAACCTGTGGAATTGAAATACAAGGCAGTTGGAAACATAGAGGAAGCTAAACTTTTAGTATTTCATGATGCATCATTTGCTAATCTAAGGGGAGAAGGGTCTCAAGGTGGATTCTTAATTTTCTTAGCGAATCAACTAAATCAATCACTATTCCTCATTTCGTGGCAGtcaagaaaattgaaaagagtAGTGAATAGTACCCTTTCTGCAGAGACCATGCAATTGATCGATGCTGCTGGCAAAGGATATTGGATTCGATGTTTTTTCGAAGAAATTTTCAATATTGCACCATCAATTCAATGTTTAACAGATAGTAAAACACTTTACGATGCTGTACATTCCACAAAACAAGTTTTGGACAATCGCTTAAGAGTAGATTTGGCTATTTTGAAAGAAATCATTCGAAATAAAGAAGTGAATCGAATAACATGGGTCTCAAAAGAACAGCAAATCGCTGATTGTCTTACCAAACAAGGAGCTAGTTGCAAGAATCTTCTTTTTACATTGGCAACTGGTGCActcaaacaagaaaaataa
- the LOC130647993 gene encoding uncharacterized protein LOC130647993 has translation MHPCRLRLKEEKLEAHVEVEIDHEDKQETGKEILENEELSSEASITNSDVNNDTGMDTSFENNNLLKTNVKAKNIMPNIKDKVKYTTEVGWRRGTVHSRAGKASGKYRNWLNIVDKVGNVENLDRTKVEKWDFAEKVSQEALICLNKANENDIKSAKEKETGKEILENEELSSEASITNSDVNNDTGMDTSFENNNLLKTNVKAKNIMPNIKDKVKYTTEVGWRRGTVHSRAGKASGKYRNWLNIVDKVGNVENLDRTKVEKWDFAEKVSQEALICLNKANENDIKSAKEKETGKEILENEELSSEASITNSDVNNDTGMDTSFENNNLLKTNVKAKNIMPNIKDKVKYTTEVGWRRGTVHSRAGKASEKYRNWLNIVDKVGNVENLDRTKVEKWDFAEKVSQEALICLNKANENDIKSAKEKELNNWIENKVFDKVKIKKQSCISTRWILTEKNVHGQRIVKARLVAQGFEDFKKPIQTDSPTCTKESLRLMLSILACKEWDCNSIDIKAAFLQEKPIEKDIYLKPPKEFQKDGYVWKLNNTVYGLADASRTWYSRVKLGVAVSKFDAGLFYYRKDGRLHGIMTTHVDDFCWGGTKRFLNNKITVLPIDKHKDKDELLNTKQKHDLRVLIGQLN, from the exons ATGCATCCATGCAGACTAcgattaaaagaagaaaagttagAAGCACATGTAGAAGTGGAAATTGACCATGAAGACAAACAGGAAACTGGAAAGGAAATATTGGAAAATGAGGAATTAAGTAGTGAAGCATCAATTACTAACAGCGATGTTAATAATGATACAGGTATGGATACTTCATTTGAGAATAACAATTTATTGAAGACAAATGTGAAAGCAAAGAATATTATGCCAAACATTAAAGATAAAGTGAAATACACAACAGAAGTTGGTTGGAGAAGAGGAACTGTGCACTCAAGAGCTGGGAAAGCAAGTGGAAAGTATAGGAATTGGCTGAATATTGTTGATAAAGTTGGGAATGTTGAGAATTTAGACAGGACAAAGGTTGAAAAGTGGGATTTTGCTGAAAAGGTATCACAAGAGGCTTTAATATGCTTGAATAAAGCCAATGAAAATGACATTAAGTCTGCCAAGGAGAAGGAAACTGGAAAGGAAATATTGGAAAATGAGGAATTAAGTAGTGAAGCATCAATCACTAACAGCGATGTTAATAATGATACAGGTATGGATACTTCATTTGAGAATAACAATTTATTGAAGACAAATGTGAAAGCAAAGAATATTATGCCAAACATTAAAGATAAAGTGAAATACACAACAGAAGTTGGTTGGAGAAGAGGAACTGTGCACTCAAGAGCTGGGAAAGCAAGTGGAAAGTATAGGAATTGGCTGAATATTGTTGATAAAGTTGGGAATGTTGAGAATTTAGACAGGACAAAGGTTGAAAAGTGGGATTTTGCTGAAAAGGTATCACAAGAGGCTTTAATATGCTTGAATAAAGCCAATGAAAATGACATTAAGTCTGCCAAGGAGAAGGAAACTGGAAAGGAAATATTGGAAAATGAGGAATTAAGTAGTGAAGCATCAATCACTAACAGCGATGTTAATAATGATACAGGTATGGATACTTCATTTGAGAATAACAATTTATTGAAGACAAATGTGAAAGCAAAGAATATTATGCCAAACATTAAAGATAAAGTGAAATACACAACAGAAGTTGGTTGGAGAAGAGGAACTGTGCACTCAAGAGCTGGGAAAGCAAGTGAAAAGTATAGGAATTGGCTGAATATTGTTGACAAAGTTGGGAATGTTGAGAATTTAGACAGGACAAAGGTTGAAAAGTGGGATTTTGCTGAAAAGGTATCACAAGAGGCTTTAATATGCTTGAATAAAGCCAATGAAAATGACATTAAGTCTGCCAAGGAGAAGGAATTGAACAACTGGAtcgaaaataaagtttttgataaagtgaaaattaaaaagcaaagTTGCATTAGCACCAGATGGATTCTGACAGAGAAGAATGTTCATGGACAAAGAATTGTGAAAGCTAGATTAGTGGCACAAGGTTTTGAGGACTTTAAAAAACCAATCCAGACAGACTCTCCAACTTGCACAAAGGAGTCATTACGTTTAATGTTGTCAATTTTAGCTTGTAAGGAATGGGACTGTAACTCTATTGACATTAAAGCTGCCTTTTTGCAAGAAAAACCCATTGAAAAAGATATATACCTTAAACCACCTAAAGAGTTCCAGAAAGATGGATATGTCTGGAAATTGAATAACACAGTCTATGGCCTTGCAGATGCATCTAGAACATGGTATTCCAGAGTAAAGCTTGGAGTTGCAGTAAGTAAATTTGATGCAGGATTGTTCTACTATCGAAAAGATGGGCGTCTACATGGAATTATGacaacccatgtagatgattttTGTTGGGGTGGTaccaaacgttttttaaataat AAGATTACAGTACTCCCCATTGATAAACACAAAGATAAAGATGAATTGTTGAATACGAAACAAAAACATGATTTGAGAGTATTGATTGGACAATTAAATTAG